One window from the genome of Lolium rigidum isolate FL_2022 unplaced genomic scaffold, APGP_CSIRO_Lrig_0.1 contig_53115_1, whole genome shotgun sequence encodes:
- the LOC124681716 gene encoding glutamate receptor 2.9-like: protein MARQHNLMMHVPSSSFVSFIHLLLAALVATAQNAPSQVRVGVILDLKSPVGHRRRTGIQMAVEDYYAGHPASATKVVLHFRDSEGDVLRAASAAVDLIKNAQVQAIIGPPTSAEAEFVSHIGDRAHVPVLSYSATSPELSAAQTPFFVRTTANDSFQTAPVAAVLRAFNWRAAAVLYEDSPYGMGILPALADALQGVSAKIMDRASVPSDADDARIDAVLYHLMAMPTRVFVVHMLYPLAARLFRRAKKAGMMSEEYVWVATDGVGGFIDRLSPEDVDAMQGVVSLQPYVELTDDVNNFSARLRERSRLENPSDADVVDLTLMRLWSYDTAWAIASAVEAASVPSPAFQTPQQGTALTDLDRLGVSATGATLLKAVLATTFDGIAGKFKLVDGQLQLQAYEVVNIIGKGARTVGFWTPEFGITKDLSPDSAKVLKQILWPGEPRSTPKGWTVSPNGRMLLVAVPVKNGFKQFVDITVNSTTGETKITGYCIDVFDEVMKSLPYPVSYRYVPNNDSFESYNNFVNLVRDLEVDMIVGDVTITASRMAEVDFTMPFTESGWSMVVTVQKDTSSTMWIFVQPLSTSLWLASLAFFIFTGFVVWMIEHRINPEFRGTPWQQFGLIFYFAFSTLVFSHKEKLESNLSRLVVIIWVFVVLILTSSYTASLTSMLTVQKLQPTVTNVRELQRRGHYIGYQEGSFIKSSLTKMGFEESKMRMYSSEDEYADALSRGSANGGVAAVFDEIPYLKLFLSQYCDGYMMVGPIYKTDGLAFVFPRDSPMTGDVSRGILTLAESEKMTKIEKAWFSEPGACRGPSSAAIGSSSNLSFQSFAGLFIITGVASSLMLLLYLATFAYRERDELRAAEPTAGSGSVSLRKLRAWMQHYDRKDLRSPTFKTWNDESLRNGNESGNRAPSPRWMGEGSQRNGATSPFSVSVRSEMNVASSVEETPASDALDNSSEQEEEGATINSLEITQSPSFVQSSR from the exons ATGGCGAGGCAGCACAACCTGATGATGCACGTTCCCTCTTCTTCCTTTGTCTCCTTCATCCACCTCCTTTTGGCTGCCCTGGTGGCCACCGCGCAGAACGCGCCGTCGCAGGTTCGCGTCGGCGTCATCCTGGACCTGAAGTCGCCGGTCGGGCACCGGCGGCGGACCGGCATTCAGATGGCGGTGGAGGACTACTACGCCGGGCACCCCGCTTCAGCTACCAAGGTGGTGCTCCATTTCAGGGACTCCGAGGGGGACGTCCTCCGCGCCGCTTCTGCTG CGGTGGATTTGATCAAGAACGCGCAGGTCCAGGCCATCATCGGTCCTCCCACCTCGGCCGAGGCCGAATTCGTTTCCCACATCGGCGACCGCGCGCACGTTccagtcctctcctactccgccaCCTCCCCGGAGCTGTCTGCCGCGCAGACGCCTTTCTTCGTGCGCACCACTGCCAACGACTCCTTCCAGACGgcgcccgtcgccgccgtccTCCGCGCCTTCAACTGGCGCGCCGCGGCCGTCCTGTACGAGGACTCGCCCTATGGGATGGGCATTCTTCCGGCGCTCGCCGACGCGCTCCAGGGCGTCAGCGCCAAGATCATGGACCGGGCGTCCGTGCCGAGCGACGCGGACGACGCCCGTATCGACGCGGTGCTCTACCACCTGATGGCGATGCCCACCCGCGTGTTCGTGGTGCACATGCTGTATCCTCTCGCCGCGCGGCTCTTCCGCCGGGCGAAGAAGGCCGGCATGATGTCCGAGGAGTACGTCTGGGTCGCCACGGACGGCGTCGGCGGTTTCATCGACAGGCTCAGCCCCGAGGACGTCGACGCTATGCAAGGCGTCGTCAGCCTTCAGCCTTACGTCGAACTGACGGACGACGTCAACAACTTCTCGGCACGGCTTAGGGAGAGGTCACGTCTGGAGAACCCGAGTGACGCGGACGTCGTAGACTTAACCTTGATGAGGCTCTGGTCGTACGACACGGCATGGGCAATCGCCTCGGCTGTGGAGGCGGCCAGTGTCCCCAGCCCGGCGTTCCAGACACCTCAGCAAGGCACGGCGCTGACAGACTTGGACCGGCTCGGGGTGTCAGCCACCGGAGCAACGCTCCTCAAGGCCGTGCTCGCCACGACGTTCGACGGGATAGCCGGCAAGTTCAAGCTGGTAGACGGGCAGCTGCAGCTCCAGGCGTACGAGGTGGTGAACATCATCGGCAAAGGAGCCAGGACGGTCGGGTTCTGGACGCCAGAGTTTGGCATCACGAAAGATCTGAGCCCTGACAGCGCCAAGGTGCTGAAGCAAATCCTCTGGCCAGGAGAACCACGGTCCACTCCCAAGGGCTGGACCGTGTCACCAAACGGGCGGATGCTCCTGGTTGCCGTCCCGGTGAAGAACGGGTTCAAGCAGTTCGTGGACATCACCGTGAACTCGACAACCGGTGAGACAAAGATCACAGGCTACTGCATCGATGTGTTCGACGAGGTCATGAAGAGTTTGCCCTATCCGGTGAGCTACCGGTATGTGCCAAACAACGATAGCTTCGAGTCCTATAACAACTTTGTGAACCTGGTGCGCGATCTGGAAGTCGACATGATCGTCGGAGACGTGACGATCACCGCCAGCAGGATGGCCGAGGTGGACTTCACCATGCCGTTCACGGAGTCGGGATGGTCGATGGTCGTGACAGTGCAGAAGGACACGTCTTCGACCATGTGGATCTTCGTGCAACCGCTGAGTACGAGCCTCTGGCTCGCTAGCCTCGCCTTCTTCATCTTCACCGGCTTCGTCGTGTGGATGATCGAGCACCGCATCAACCCCGAGTTCCGCGGCACGCCATGGCAACAGTTCGGCCTCATCTTCTACTTTGCCTTCTCGACCCTTGTCTTCTCACACA AGGAGAAGCTGGAGAGCAACCTGTCGAGGTTGGTGGTGATCATATGGGTGTTTGTGGTCTTGATCCTGACGTCCAGCTACACGGCGAGCCTGACGTCGATGCTGACCGTCCAGAAGCTCCAGCCCACGGTGACGAATGTGAGGGAGCTCCAGAGGCGCGGACACTACATCGGGTACCAGGAGGGCAGTTTCATCAAATCATCTCTCACGAAAATGGGCTTCGAGGAGAGCAAGATGAGGATGTACAGTTCCGAGGATGAGTACGCGGACGCGTTGTCCAGAGGCTCGGCCAACGGCGGGGTTGCCGCAGTGTTCGACGAGATCCCCTACCTCAAGCTCTTCTTGTCGCAGTACTGTGATGGCTACATGATGGTCGGACCAATCTACAAGACCGATGGCCTCGCATTT GTATTCCCGAGAGATTCTCCGATGACGGGGGATGTGTCGCGGGGGATACTGACGTTGGCGGAATCGGAGAAGATGACCAAGATCGAGAAGGCGTGGTTCAGCGAGCCAGGCGCCTGCCGCGGCCCAAgcagcgctgccatcggctcttcgtCCAACCTGAGCTTCCAGAGCTTCGCCGGGCTGTTCATCATAACAGGCGTGGCCTCCAGCCTGATGCTCCTTTTGTACCTCGCCACCTTCGCTTACCGCGAGCGCGACGAGCTCCGGGCAGCCGAGCCCACCGCTGGCTCCGGCAGCGTGTCGCTACGGAAGCTGCGCGCATGGATGCAACACTACGACCGGAAGGATCTCAGGTCTCCCACCTTCAAGACGTGGAACGACGAGTCCCTACGGAACGGCAACGAGTCCGGTAACCGGGCGCCCAGTCCTAGATGGATGGGCGAGGGAAGCCAGAGGAACGGTGCGACGAGCCCGTTCAGCGTCTCTGTCAGGTCGGAGATGAACGTCGCTTCTTCAGTGGAGGAAACACCGGCGTCAGATGCGCTCGATAACTCGTCtgagcaagaggaagagggggCAACGATAAACTCTCTCGAGATTACTCAGTCTCCATCTTTTGTGCAATCTAGCCGTTGA